Proteins found in one Hyla sarda isolate aHylSar1 chromosome 7, aHylSar1.hap1, whole genome shotgun sequence genomic segment:
- the NDUFB8 gene encoding NADH dehydrogenase [ubiquinone] 1 beta subcomplex subunit 8, mitochondrial translates to MAALRAGLLASLTRRAALASLAGRGAGAGRLLQCSSVRAASDLPKDLLPGPYPKTEAERAAAAKKYNMLLEDYKPYPDDGMGYGDYPMLPDKSQEERDPWYTWDYAVSRRNWGETLHWDFDKFIRVRVDTSPTPTPFNTMCKVLVAFLGTMFAMFYLGHVFPSYSPVAPKQYPYDNLYLEYGGDPDKAPPEQKNYIFK, encoded by the exons ATGGCGGCGCTCAGGGCCGGGTTACTGGCTTCGTTGACCCGGAGGGCTGCCCTGGCATCTCTGGCAGGACGGGGGGCCGGTGCAGGGCGCCTCCTGCAGTGCTCTAGTGTCCGGGCAG CATCTGACCTTCCAAAAGATCTTCTACCTGGACCCTATCCCAAGACTGAAGCAGAAAGAGCGGCTGCAGCCAAGAAGTATAACATGTTATTAGAGGACTACAAACCTTACCCGGATGATGGCATGGG ATATGGTGACTATCCAATGCTGCCTGACAAATCACAGGAAGAAAGAGACCCCTGGTACACATGGGACTATGCTGTCTCTAGGAGAAATTGGGGAGAGACC ctGCACTGGGACTTTGACAAGTTCATCCGTGTCAGAGTTGATACATCCCCTACCCCTACCCCATTTAATACCATGTGTAAAGTTTTGGTTGCATTCCTTGGCACAATGTTTGCCATGTTCTACCTTGGACATGTCTTTCCATCATATTCACCTGTG GCTCCCAAGCAATATCCTTATGACAACCTCTACTTGGAATATGGCGGCGATCCTGATAAGGCACCTCCAGAACAGAAAAACTACATATTCAAATAG